The proteins below are encoded in one region of Maridesulfovibrio ferrireducens:
- a CDS encoding ABC transporter permease, with product MFAFIVRRIAQAIIVMLVIGFIGFAIKQSFGDPIREITGISVSVEERTKIRDELGLNDPFMVQFGRFIKGAAHGDIGRSFFYKKSALEVILSKAPATLELVFCSAIIIVLFSIPLGIYSAIKPRSILSRIIMGGSTLGVSIPVFLTAILMIYIFSVELHWLPSYGRGETINLGGWRTGLLTLDGLKHLIMPSIALSSIMLPLFIRLIRSEMMEVLENDYIKYAWAKGLTPRRVWIVHAFKNTLLPVITVGGVQLGTMIAFTILTETVFQWQGMGFMFIEAVERGDAPLMVAYLVVVGFIFVIVNTLVDVIYGLVNPQVRITGQK from the coding sequence ATGTTTGCTTTTATAGTCAGAAGAATCGCACAGGCGATAATAGTTATGCTGGTTATCGGCTTTATCGGCTTTGCCATCAAGCAGAGCTTCGGTGATCCGATCAGGGAAATTACCGGAATATCAGTTTCCGTAGAAGAACGTACCAAAATCAGAGATGAACTCGGACTTAATGATCCATTTATGGTTCAGTTCGGCAGATTTATCAAAGGGGCTGCTCATGGAGACATAGGCAGATCTTTTTTCTATAAAAAATCTGCACTTGAAGTCATCCTCAGCAAAGCTCCGGCTACGCTGGAGCTGGTTTTCTGTTCTGCTATAATAATTGTACTTTTTTCTATACCTCTTGGTATCTATTCAGCCATCAAGCCGAGATCTATACTCTCGCGAATTATCATGGGAGGTTCGACTCTAGGGGTCTCTATCCCTGTATTCCTGACCGCCATTTTGATGATTTACATTTTTTCGGTTGAACTACACTGGCTACCCTCGTACGGACGAGGTGAGACAATAAATCTTGGCGGTTGGCGGACAGGTCTCCTGACACTGGACGGCCTCAAGCATTTGATTATGCCATCAATTGCCTTATCCTCAATTATGCTGCCCCTGTTTATTCGTCTTATCCGCTCTGAGATGATGGAAGTTCTTGAGAACGACTACATCAAATACGCATGGGCGAAAGGACTTACTCCGCGCCGGGTATGGATTGTTCACGCTTTTAAGAACACACTGCTTCCGGTTATCACCGTCGGCGGCGTACAGCTTGGAACCATGATCGCATTCACCATCCTGACTGAAACAGTTTTCCAGTGGCAGGGCATGGGCTTCATGTTCATTGAAGCTGTAGAACGCGGCGATGCTCCCCTTATGGTAGCCTATCTGGTAGTTGTCGGATTTATATTTGTTATTGTTAACACTCTGGTTGACGTCATTTACGGACTGGTCAACCCACAAGTCAGAATTACGGGGCAAAAATGA
- a CDS encoding ABC transporter substrate-binding protein codes for MKRSLVFLALVAILALGLIGCSSDKKEEATAKQETAESATVGKTLKLAMDADPVSLDPQVQLSGGMMQYAHMVFDPLVRWAKDGSFEPRLAESWEQVNATTMRFHLRKDVKFHSGNPLTAEDVVWTLDRIKSSPDFKGLFEPFGQAVAVDDYTVDINTKKPYGLLLNMATYIFPMDKKFYSGKDESGKDKAAIIKTGPSFANSNESGTGKYIVAEREQGVRTIFKAFPQYWDKNSGNVETIILTPIKNDATRVAALLSGDVDFIMPVPPQDLERIGSTESLDLVTMSGSRIITFQLNQKRFEPFKNLKVRQAIVYATDNSGIVEKVMKGFATVASQQGPKEFASYNAELTPRYDLEKAKQLMKEAGYADGFECTMIAPNNRYVNDEKIAEAFVSMLGKIGIKVSLKTMPKAQYWDQFDAQVADIEMIGWHPDTEDSANYTEFLLMCPNKETGYGQYNSGNYCNPEVDAMTIQTQTETDTAKRSALLQKIEKALYDDAAFVPLHWQNLSWASKNNMNTEAIVNVQNFPYFGDLVIK; via the coding sequence ATGAAACGTTCATTAGTATTTCTGGCGCTTGTCGCCATTCTGGCTCTCGGCCTGATCGGCTGTAGCTCAGATAAAAAGGAAGAAGCTACAGCTAAACAGGAAACAGCTGAAAGCGCAACCGTCGGTAAAACCCTGAAACTTGCCATGGATGCCGACCCGGTATCTCTTGACCCTCAGGTTCAGCTTTCCGGTGGAATGATGCAGTACGCTCACATGGTTTTCGACCCTCTCGTTCGCTGGGCAAAAGACGGTTCATTTGAACCACGCCTTGCTGAATCATGGGAACAGGTCAACGCTACCACAATGCGTTTCCATCTTCGTAAAGACGTTAAATTTCACAGTGGCAACCCCCTTACAGCTGAAGATGTTGTATGGACACTTGACCGCATCAAATCCAGCCCTGACTTCAAAGGACTATTTGAACCTTTCGGTCAGGCTGTCGCTGTTGACGACTACACTGTAGACATCAACACTAAGAAGCCTTACGGGTTGCTCCTTAATATGGCTACTTACATCTTCCCCATGGATAAAAAATTCTATTCTGGTAAAGACGAAAGCGGAAAAGATAAAGCTGCAATCATAAAAACCGGTCCTTCCTTTGCTAACTCCAACGAGTCCGGCACCGGTAAATACATCGTTGCTGAACGTGAACAGGGTGTCCGCACTATTTTCAAAGCTTTCCCTCAGTACTGGGACAAAAACAGCGGTAATGTTGAAACCATCATCCTTACTCCGATCAAAAATGATGCTACACGTGTAGCTGCACTTCTCTCCGGCGATGTTGATTTCATCATGCCTGTTCCTCCTCAGGACCTTGAACGTATCGGCAGCACTGAAAGTCTTGACCTCGTGACCATGTCCGGTTCACGTATCATCACCTTCCAGCTCAACCAGAAACGCTTCGAGCCTTTCAAGAACCTTAAAGTTCGTCAGGCTATCGTCTACGCAACCGATAACTCCGGTATCGTAGAAAAAGTCATGAAAGGATTCGCAACTGTTGCATCTCAGCAGGGTCCAAAAGAATTCGCAAGCTACAATGCAGAACTTACTCCTCGTTATGACCTTGAAAAAGCAAAACAGCTCATGAAAGAAGCTGGATACGCTGACGGTTTTGAATGCACAATGATCGCACCTAATAACCGCTACGTTAACGATGAAAAGATTGCGGAAGCTTTCGTTTCTATGCTCGGAAAAATCGGAATCAAAGTAAGTCTCAAAACTATGCCTAAAGCACAATACTGGGACCAGTTTGATGCTCAGGTTGCTGACATCGAAATGATCGGCTGGCATCCTGACACAGAAGATTCTGCTAACTACACAGAATTCCTTCTTATGTGTCCTAACAAGGAAACAGGATACGGTCAGTACAACAGCGGTAACTACTGCAACCCAGAAGTTGACGCTATGACCATCCAGACTCAGACTGAAACAGACACTGCAAAACGTAGCGCTCTTCTTCAGAAAATTGAAAAAGCACTTTATGACGACGCAGCATTCGTTCCTTTACACTGGCAGAACCTTTCATGGGCCAGCAAGAACAACATGAATACTGAAGCAATCGTAAATGTTCAGAACTTCCCTTACTTCGGTGACCTTGTTATCAAGTAG